In Nitrospira defluvii, the genomic stretch TTAACAATCGATCAACTCGCGGCCATCTTACAGATCAGCGTGAAGTCCATTCGCCGTGCCTACCGCAAGGGCGAGATCCCGGTGGAACGGATCTGCCGGTTCGTGCGCTTTGACCTCGAACGGGTGAAGGAAGCGATGCAGGGCAACGGGCACGGACAGTCTCCTTTCTCCACACAGAAACAGGGACCGCGCAGCGCGACCGGCGGCGCCAGCCGGCGGCGCGCGCAGCGGACCCGCCCCCGACTTGGTAAGACGGGGGCGTCTATCGCACGGACCCCAAGGAGGAAGAAATGACAGTGTCAGGAGGATTCACTCAAACCATCGACTGGCTGGCCTTCACCCTCCCGAAGGCTGAGGTGGACGAGGTCATTAAGACGATTGGTGGGGACTGGTTCCAGAGTGAGACAGGGTTTCGTGGGTATCCCGTCGCGAGACTGATGACGCAGGGCAAGACGGGCGTGGGGAAACTAGGGACGGGTGCTCCTCGCAGTCCGAAGGAAGTGCATGTGGATCTCTCAGCCGGGATTGTTTCCCAGTGGGATGAGACCAAGCTGAAAACCATCTTGGCGTGGATCTTTGCCCAGAAAGGCCATGTGACACGAGTGGATGTTGCCCTGGACGACCGGGAGGCGACTGTCGCAGTCGAAACGGTTCGGCAAGCCGTGGAAGCCGGACAGGTCGTGAGCCGGTCCAAGCAATTCAAAGTGATCCAAGCGTCGAATCATCGCGAGGGAGTCCGGACCGGCGAGACACTCTACTTCGGCAGTCGGGAAAGTCAAAGCATGCTGCGGGTCTATGACAAACGGCTGGAACTCCAAGCCAAGGGCCGGGAAGACGCGGCCTCATACGGAGTCCGCTGGGAGATGGAACTCAAACAGGATCGAGGCCAAGCCTGCGCGAAAGCGTTACTGACACTCGATTCAGAGGACTGGCGGGCCTTTTTGGTCGGCGTGCTCCGCTCCTATGTGGATTTCCGAGAGACGACCAGAGAAGCCGAATCGTATGAAAAGTATCGGGCTCCCCTCCTCGCCTGGTGGGCAGGCCTCACCGAAGGCTTCAGACGATGCCGGCTCGTGGTCGAACGGATTCAACAACGGCTAGATGACGTGGCCGCCTGGCTCGCGCAATCAGTCAGTTCGATGCTGGCCGTGGTGGTGGCTTGTCGAGGCGATCAATTTTTGACGGAGCTGATCTATGCGGGGACTAAAAAATGGAAGCAGAAGCATTATGCCCTGCTGAAAGAACGGAGGAGAGGGACACCCTATGTCCTTACAATTTCGTGACGGAGGGTGGCAACGCATGTGTCCGGGATGTGGCGCGAGGGGCTGTCGGTGCAAGTGGGAACAGGGCGCCCTGTATCTGAGCTGTCGGGAATGCGATTCGGAATTTTGCTTCATTCCAAAAGTCCGGTCTGAAGGCCGGGGCGTGTGGGTCAGGCGCTTGGCTGATCCGAGTTCAATTCATCATTCAGGAGGGCACGAGGATGCAAGTCAAAGCAGAGGGGGCGGTGCAGGGGTATGTGGAACGGAGAAGTCGGGAGGGGAAAGTGTACCGATCGGTGGATCTCTATGTGAAGGGCCGAGATCCGGGGGTGCTTCGATTGGGGATTCC encodes the following:
- a CDS encoding helix-turn-helix domain-containing protein; this encodes MKALLLTIDQLAAILQISVKSIRRAYRKGEIPVERICRFVRFDLERVKEAMQGNGHGQSPFSTQKQGPRSATGGASRRRAQRTRPRLGKTGASIARTPRRKK
- a CDS encoding replication initiation factor domain-containing protein gives rise to the protein MTVSGGFTQTIDWLAFTLPKAEVDEVIKTIGGDWFQSETGFRGYPVARLMTQGKTGVGKLGTGAPRSPKEVHVDLSAGIVSQWDETKLKTILAWIFAQKGHVTRVDVALDDREATVAVETVRQAVEAGQVVSRSKQFKVIQASNHREGVRTGETLYFGSRESQSMLRVYDKRLELQAKGREDAASYGVRWEMELKQDRGQACAKALLTLDSEDWRAFLVGVLRSYVDFRETTREAESYEKYRAPLLAWWAGLTEGFRRCRLVVERIQQRLDDVAAWLAQSVSSMLAVVVACRGDQFLTELIYAGTKKWKQKHYALLKERRRGTPYVLTIS